The genomic DNA CCAGCGCCGTAGAACATCGTCTCGCCAACCGCCTCGCCATGGACATAAACAGCGTTGAATACGCCGTTGACGGCAGCGATCGGATGACTCTTCTTCACCATTGTCGGCTGAACGCTGACACTGAATTCATCGTCCTGGCGATCGGCGATGCCGAGCAGCTTCATCTCATAGCCCAGCTTCTTCGCATAAGCGATATCCTCCTTGGACACGCTCGAAATCCCCCGGACATCGACATCGCTCAACTCCACGTTCGTTCTGAAGCCGAGCGTTCCCAAGATGACCATCTTGCGGGCCGCATCCAGGCCTTCCACGTCTGAAGTCGGGTCAGCTTCGGCATAGCCAAGCTCCTGCGCTTCCTTGAGGACATCCTCGTAGGATGCATCTTCTTGGCTCATCTTGCTCAGAATATAGTTTGTCGTCCCATTGACGATCCCCATAATCTTAACGATTCGATCCGAAGAGAAGCCCTCGATCAGCGTCCGGATGATCGGAATCCCCCCGGCCACACTCGCTTCATAGAATACATCACATTGCTTCTCCAACGCCTTGGCCATGATCTCCGAGCCATAGAGCGCCATAAGATCCTTGTTTGCCGTTACAATATGTTTTCCCCGATCCAGCGCTTCGAGGATATATTCCTTGGCAGCCTCCACACCTCCCATCACCTCGACGATGACATCGATTTCCG from Paenibacillus woosongensis includes the following:
- a CDS encoding homoserine dehydrogenase — protein: MKPVKVGLLGLGTVGTGVVRIVEGHQEDLSSQVGSPIIIEKVAVKNLEKARSIEIEQSKLTEDPWEVIRDPEIDVIVEVMGGVEAAKEYILEALDRGKHIVTANKDLMALYGSEIMAKALEKQCDVFYEASVAGGIPIIRTLIEGFSSDRIVKIMGIVNGTTNYILSKMSQEDASYEDVLKEAQELGYAEADPTSDVEGLDAARKMVILGTLGFRTNVELSDVDVRGISSVSKEDIAYAKKLGYEMKLLGIADRQDDEFSVSVQPTMVKKSHPIAAVNGVFNAVYVHGEAVGETMFYGAGAGEMPTATSVVADLVAVVKNLKLGVNGLKAMVPYKTKKLKSDEQIAYKNFLLLEVDDKAGVLAQITQVFGEYDVSLESVVQSPNEHTPDAEIIIVTHHASKANMDKVLKHFETLKVIRRVKSVYRVEG